The Solibacillus sp. FSL W7-1436 genome window below encodes:
- a CDS encoding serine hydrolase domain-containing protein → MSFSRVEEFIETAIHNKELPGAVLAVANAKDVLYCKAFGMAHTEAQIPMTEQTIFDCASLTKVTATASSILLLLERGFIDLDDSISSYFPELKQIHEDVKIRHLLTHTSGFQAEIKFYKEEVAYADVIGRIAQETGRKNVEQQVIYSDVNYILLGELIEKVTGISLADYADKNIFQPLRMHNTGFNPSAQLQEKIAATEYRTYLNKHQWGEVHDENALHFGGVSGHAGLFSTAEDLAKFAQSFMKNNDSIFHEQTKQLAKQSFTEEHEEQRGLGWQLYSSPSFSGQYLKEGFGHTGFTGTSIWISDERQLAIILLTNRVHFGRSCEIQRFRRIVHNLIALENE, encoded by the coding sequence ATGTCTTTTTCACGAGTCGAAGAATTTATTGAAACAGCGATCCATAACAAAGAACTGCCTGGTGCGGTATTGGCTGTGGCAAATGCAAAAGATGTCCTTTACTGTAAAGCATTTGGCATGGCACATACGGAAGCGCAAATTCCAATGACGGAACAGACGATTTTTGATTGTGCTTCATTAACGAAAGTGACAGCAACGGCAAGCTCGATTTTATTATTGCTTGAGCGTGGTTTTATTGATTTGGATGATTCCATTAGCTCCTACTTTCCGGAACTTAAACAGATACATGAAGACGTTAAGATACGTCATTTATTAACACATACGAGCGGTTTTCAGGCTGAAATCAAGTTTTATAAAGAAGAGGTCGCATACGCTGATGTCATTGGACGGATAGCGCAGGAAACAGGACGTAAAAATGTAGAGCAACAGGTGATCTACAGTGATGTAAACTATATTTTATTAGGGGAATTAATAGAAAAGGTGACCGGGATTTCATTAGCGGATTATGCCGATAAAAATATTTTTCAGCCGCTTCGTATGCACAATACTGGATTTAATCCGTCTGCCCAGTTACAGGAGAAAATTGCTGCAACTGAGTACCGAACCTATTTGAACAAACATCAATGGGGGGAAGTGCATGATGAAAATGCACTGCATTTTGGCGGAGTAAGCGGTCACGCCGGGTTGTTTTCGACCGCAGAAGACTTGGCAAAGTTTGCTCAATCCTTTATGAAAAATAACGATTCTATTTTTCACGAGCAAACTAAACAATTGGCTAAGCAAAGTTTTACTGAAGAGCATGAAGAACAGCGTGGATTAGGATGGCAATTGTATTCTTCACCTTCATTTTCCGGCCAATATTTAAAAGAAGGCTTTGGGCATACCGGTTTCACGGGTACTTCAATATGGATATCGGATGAGAGGCAATTAGCAATTATTTTGTTAACAAATCGCGTTCATTTTGGACGCAGCTGTGAAATTCAACGATTTCGACGAATCGTGCATAACTTAATTGCACTTGAAAATGAATAG
- a CDS encoding carbohydrate ABC transporter permease: MKVVSQILVRIPLILWAFIVIFPLIWMFMGAFKSNAEIFTSPWSLPTDFSFTNFERAWNDYNIGRAFLNSFFVTVLGSFLTLLLSIPTAYALERVRSKFGEVLVNVYLASMMIPSVLGWIPLFFLLMKFNLLDNLWALSLVYAISHVPFTIFILVGFIGNIPKELEEAAVVDGMSPYGILFKIVTPLIKSGIMTVTILNAISYWNEFFMALILLQTESKNTLGVAMNLLKIDAQYDSAWGVLFAGLCIAVIPVIIFYSIFQRHIVKGMTEGAIK, encoded by the coding sequence ATGAAAGTCGTTTCACAAATTTTAGTACGTATCCCGTTAATCCTATGGGCGTTTATCGTAATTTTCCCATTGATATGGATGTTTATGGGTGCGTTTAAATCGAATGCAGAAATCTTCACATCACCTTGGTCCTTGCCGACTGATTTCAGTTTTACAAATTTTGAACGTGCATGGAATGACTACAATATCGGGCGCGCATTTTTAAACAGTTTCTTTGTAACGGTACTTGGCTCGTTTTTAACACTCCTGTTATCAATTCCAACAGCGTATGCACTGGAGCGTGTCCGTTCGAAATTTGGTGAGGTGCTAGTGAATGTTTATCTGGCGTCAATGATGATTCCATCCGTTTTAGGTTGGATTCCTCTATTTTTCTTATTAATGAAGTTTAATTTACTGGATAACTTGTGGGCATTATCTCTTGTTTATGCCATTTCACATGTACCGTTTACAATCTTCATTCTAGTAGGTTTCATAGGGAATATTCCTAAAGAGCTGGAGGAAGCAGCGGTCGTTGATGGTATGAGTCCATATGGAATTCTGTTTAAAATTGTGACACCACTCATCAAGTCAGGGATTATGACAGTTACAATCTTGAATGCCATTTCCTATTGGAATGAATTTTTCATGGCGCTAATTTTACTGCAAACAGAAAGTAAAAATACGTTAGGTGTTGCGATGAATTTACTGAAAATAGACGCGCAATACGATAGTGCATGGGGTGTACTATTTGCGGGATTATGTATTGCAGTTATTCCGGTAATTATTTTCTATTCGATTTTCCAACGCCATATCGTAAAAGGTATGACAGAAGGTGCAATCAAATAG
- a CDS encoding carbohydrate ABC transporter permease, giving the protein MTFSSKSKYLFLAFCLLPTFLLFLIFTVYPMLGGLYYSFFDWSGTSANKTFIGLDNYIRLWNDSIIKKAIINDFFFVFVKIIGIMTLALFFAVALTQLKIKEAPFYRIVFFFPNIMSVVVIGILWQFIYDPNMGIVNSLLNQVGLTEWARPWLGDKTWVLPSIAIPAIWAGIGLFMLLIMGGISNVPKSLYEAADIDGASEWQQFWHITVPLVWPQIKTSILYIIITSLNGSFVLVQVMTGGGPGSASEVMGSYLYQRAFEDFQFGYGAAIGVLILVVSLITVLISQFILKKEKVEY; this is encoded by the coding sequence ATGACCTTTTCTTCCAAAAGCAAATATTTGTTTTTAGCATTTTGTTTACTGCCGACTTTTCTGCTCTTTTTAATTTTTACTGTTTATCCTATGTTAGGCGGTTTGTATTACTCATTTTTTGATTGGTCCGGAACAAGTGCAAATAAAACATTTATCGGCTTGGATAATTATATTCGTCTATGGAACGATTCCATTATTAAAAAGGCGATCATAAATGACTTTTTCTTCGTATTTGTAAAAATCATTGGGATCATGACACTTGCTCTATTTTTTGCGGTGGCATTAACCCAGCTTAAGATTAAAGAAGCGCCCTTTTACCGGATTGTATTTTTCTTCCCGAATATTATGTCCGTAGTAGTTATCGGGATTTTATGGCAGTTTATTTATGATCCGAACATGGGGATTGTAAACAGCTTATTAAATCAGGTCGGATTGACAGAGTGGGCCCGCCCTTGGTTAGGTGATAAAACATGGGTACTCCCTAGTATAGCGATTCCCGCAATTTGGGCAGGGATTGGGTTGTTTATGCTTCTCATTATGGGCGGTATTTCCAATGTACCGAAAAGCTTATATGAAGCTGCAGATATTGATGGTGCATCCGAATGGCAGCAGTTTTGGCATATTACGGTTCCGCTCGTTTGGCCGCAAATTAAAACATCCATCCTTTATATCATTATTACGTCTCTTAACGGTTCGTTTGTACTTGTGCAAGTAATGACAGGTGGTGGACCGGGAAGTGCTTCAGAAGTAATGGGCTCGTATTTATACCAGCGCGCATTTGAAGACTTCCAATTTGGCTATGGTGCAGCGATTGGAGTTCTGATTTTGGTCGTATCGCTCATTACTGTTCTCATTTCACAATTTATATTGAAAAAAGAAAAAGTCGAGTATTAA